The DNA sequence ACGACCAACCaaattaaatatgattataattatgatattccTTATAAGTTGGTGCTATCAAAATTCtgggtttaaagtttaaacccaATCAGACTTGAAAGGTAAGGACAGATGGTAGTACCACAAAAACTCATcctatctattatttttcttatttaattacacaaaatcaaattatctcattttatataattattataaactttttaaactctcctataaaatataataaataatttatttttttcaaattctaaaataaaaataatattaaacataatattttatttaacttttaacaaaacatatgttaaaacatataatttcatatgaactgcataaccaaatgagacctaatgatgatattattatacatcatcatcatctggaACTTCCATTAAATCGGCAGTAGGATCAAGTGTTCGGTGCTTGAAGCGGCCTTTCATCCTGCAGTCTTGATTTTGGCAGACTTTTATTAGCTTGAAATCTACAATTTCAGATAATACAAATAACCAATGGcctttttatctataaaaactaaaaatcgaGGGACGTTACTGGGGAAAATAGTTATCAAAACGAAATGGCCATAAATCCCCCAACTTCAATACATTCCTACACAATTCACATTGCCAAACTTCAAACTCTCAAATAGACCTTCTCATAATCACAATTAatagtttccttttttttttatctttcttctcTTGATTATCCCATATGTTGAGGATTTATGGGGACATCCTGATGGCGCATTCGTCGCCTCCGGTTAGATCTCTTATGGCCACGAGTATGTGTTCCAGGGGGTATGCTTGAGGTATTAGGGAGACGAACCTCCTCCCTTAGAGCCAGATTACCGAAAACGCAATCAAAAGGATTATCCATCAGATCAATTCCAGGGTTCCcctataacaaaaaataaaaaaagacagataaaaaagaaagttatcttaaagaaataaaaaggagTTCTAAATGCCATGAAGAAAAACAAGTGTGAATTCCATTTCCATCAGAAGTTAAAATCCCCTCATAGCTAAGCCAAAGGTGAAGTTATCACAATAAGGGCAATTGAGACCGTCGGATCTATCTTGAAAAGGGGAAAAACGTATGGGGAGACACAGAAAAGGAATCAATTATGGCCAGAATGGCAATGATCGCCCACAGAGAAAGCAGAAGTCAGGATGATTTCTCCAAGGCACGAGGATAAATAGTACATTATTGACTACTGAAAAGAAAGATTTGTTCCTTATAAGACTActgaaaagaaagatgaaagaaGTCAGGATGGTTTCTGTAGTTTCTGTAGGAGGTAATGACAAATCGTGAATCACTTACTACTGATTAGCacgtgcatttttatttttttcaaacggGACAACTTTCATTCCCAGCTCTTGAAAACTCAATACCGCTGTTTGGGAATGTTCATGCCTTTAGTGCAGAGTCTAGACCGCCCATGCAGATAGATCCTTGCAGCTCTATAAACAGTTAAAACGTATCTTTAGCAGAACCGGAGACATTCAATGATGTAAATGCAATATAACTTCTTCGATATGTACAGTGTATTCCAGAAATAGCTGATGAAAATCAATTCCTACATAAATTGTTTTACTCAAATTTGAACAGACAATAAAATTCACATTTAATGGACATAAGCAGGCACCAGAAGTTCAGTTGCACCATAGCTAAAACCATTTTTTGGCACTTCAATTGTTGGTTTCAAACAGAATGTCCATATAATATGTTGTCCATTCTCTGAAGATTAAAAAGATTAGTAAGTGTACTTACAGGAACTTCTTTGGACTCGGAATTAGTTCTTTTGCCGTCAGAGTCATTACGGGGGTCACTGTGCATTCTGTTGTAGGAATTCGTGTGGTTTTTGTGTGAGTCACCATGGTTGTTGCTGTTGGAGTCACTTTTGGAGTAGCTGGGAGAGTCACTCTCGTGTGCACTTTGACCACGAATAACATCATTAAAGAGAGTTCGATACCGCCACAGTAGTTTTGGCTGATCTGGGTTTGTATCATCAAAAACTTCTTCAGGAAAGAAATGCTTAGAGATAAGCTGCATTCTCCAAGGATCATGCCGGTACTTTGTTAATATTCTGTTATTTGAAATCTATTTCGTAAGTAAAATAACAATGCAAGTCAAGGTTCATAAACATCTTCATGCGAAAGTAAACAGGCAAGGCAAAGAATGGAGTAGAGGCGGAACTGGTTGCAACAAAAATAGATACAAGTTTGCTTGCATGGTATAAATACAACAAAGGATAAAGCAACGTACATCAGTTCAATTTGAGGGAAAGTTGGGCAGACTATTTCAGTATTAATAGTCAATGCACATTAAGGAAATGGACGATGCTGTAATGTTGCAATGATCATATAAATATGGTTGTCTAATCACAGAACattgtaacatgacatactatTATAAAGATGAGACTCAAGAAGAGCCAGGGggaataccttttttttttaatgacggAGGAACCACCCCATggcagagcccttaggactcacctaTGGAACCTAAACTCCTGGGGAGACTAGCATAGCAACCTGCCGCCATGGGTtcccacttaaatcgcagtttgatcCCAAGGGGAATCAATCCTGTTgcatggggctcatgcacacaagttcgcccttaccacttgagctaCCCATGGGTGGGTGGGAATACCATTTTAAAGAAGAGAGTTCTTATATGCTTCCTAAAATCATAGTACCGTGCATCTGTTAAAACAATTCTAACAAATAAAGAtccttttttcttgtatacttcatgtatCCTAGGGTAGTGCCCCTGGCTATTAATAGAACTggttttacatataaaaaataataacaaagatCCACCATGCAGAAGAATCATTAAATTTCAAATCTAAGGATGTCAATACTGGTAAAAACTCTCATGTATACCACCATAGAACATTGATATCTCAAACTGTGGCAGAGAAAGCTCAGATAATCTGTATAATCCAGATGAAGTTAACTGGTCAAATCATAATTGAATCATGTGGACATTCACCAAACCACCTCAGTAACTGCTTGTGTGCCCGTCCACTACCAAAGTTACAGGCTAGATATCTCcccagttttttgttttttttttattattagtaagAACTTTATCATCAAGAAAAGTAAGCATaaccaagtacacaggacatatacaaaAGCAACGCCTATACATGattgtctaaagatacaaggaaatcatgaatgttcatgacattaaaatctattataattgAACTACAAAAAACATTCCAAGCTCGTCCATTGTCCGTTCACGATC is a window from the Juglans regia cultivar Chandler chromosome 7, Walnut 2.0, whole genome shotgun sequence genome containing:
- the LOC109007277 gene encoding uncharacterized protein LOC109007277 isoform X1 translates to MGEILYDLEQALRSKKEKIRPEEENFFRACKSDASRFFRFNALAAGCLTFSATGRLNLLSQISLSGGAAALFGLWRFGRHLDSCVDRVLAHTGDRMQFELANIILTKYRHDPWRMQLISKHFFPEEVFDDTNPDQPKLLWRYRTLFNDVIRGQSAHESDSPSYSKSDSNSNNHGDSHKNHTNSYNRMHSDPRNDSDGKRTNSESKEVPGNPGIDLMDNPFDCVFGNLALREEVRLPNTSSIPPGTHTRGHKRSNRRRRMRHQDVPINPQHMG
- the LOC109007277 gene encoding uncharacterized protein LOC109007277 isoform X2 gives rise to the protein MGEILYDLEQALRSKKEKIRPEEENFFRACKSDASRFFRFNALAAGCLTFSGRLNLLSQISLSGGAAALFGLWRFGRHLDSCVDRVLAHTGDRMQFELANIILTKYRHDPWRMQLISKHFFPEEVFDDTNPDQPKLLWRYRTLFNDVIRGQSAHESDSPSYSKSDSNSNNHGDSHKNHTNSYNRMHSDPRNDSDGKRTNSESKEVPGNPGIDLMDNPFDCVFGNLALREEVRLPNTSSIPPGTHTRGHKRSNRRRRMRHQDVPINPQHMG
- the LOC109007277 gene encoding uncharacterized protein LOC109007277 isoform X3, yielding MGEILYDLEQALRSKKEKIRPEEENFFRACKSDASRFFRFNALAAGCLTFSATGRLNLLSQISLSGGAAALFGLWRFGRHLDSCVDRVLAHTGDRMQFELANIILTKYRHDPWRMQLISKHFFPEEVFDDTNPDQPKLLWRYRTLFNDVIRGQSAHESDSPSYSKSDSNSNNHGDSHKNHTNSYNRMHSDPRNDSDGKRTNSESKEVPSCKDLSAWAV